The following are encoded in a window of Rhinolophus sinicus isolate RSC01 linkage group LG12, ASM3656204v1, whole genome shotgun sequence genomic DNA:
- the ZNF572 gene encoding zinc finger protein 572, producing MEQEKALLVSDSNGFAEKESVKSPFTGNERNDLETVQHNSPKANQLKESASSEWFKRDGPQYCKHEDAKEMPLTWSQGDEIWCDDFCEDDAKSENQGNSTENEEAKPSHWGCVPGEHTSAPVQQNSSCRNKPYKCSECWKSFSNSSHLRTHQRTHSGEKPYKCSECGKCFSNSSHLIQHLRTHTGEKPYQCSECEKSFSNTSHLIIHERTHTGEKPYKCPECGKSFSSSSHLIQHHRSHTGEKPYECPVCGKCFSHSYVLIEHQRTHTGEKPYKCPDCGKGFSQSSSLIRHQRTHTGEKPYKCLECGKGFGCNSTLIKHQRIHTGEKPYQCAECGKLFSRSSNLITHRKMHTGEKPYESSEYEESLSQNCNVIEGCRIQPGEKPYKCCECGKSFGLSSHLIRHQRTHTGEKPYRCPECWKTFSQSSTLVIHQRTHTGEKPYQCPDCGECFSQSFNLIRHRRTHIGEKPYKCTDCEKCFSRSAYLSQHRKIHREKSLKPPEVEGFPHEWTWKKCSGKMALISSFSVPNSSSS from the exons ATGGAGCAAGAGAAAGCACTGTTGGTCTCAGATTCCAATGGTTTCGCAGAGAAGGAGAGTGTGAAAAGcccttttacag GAAATGAAAGGAATGATTTGGAAACTGTTCAACACAATAGCCCTAAGGCAAATCAACTTAAAGAGAGCGCCTCATCTGAATGGTTTAAAAGAGATGGCCCACAATATTGTAAACACGAGGATGCAAAAGAAATGCCACTGACGTGGTCCCAAGGAGATGAGATTTGGTGTGATGATTTCTGTGAGGATGATGCCAAGTCAGAGAATCAGGGAAATTCTAcagaaaatgaggaagcaaaacCCAGTCACTGGGGATGCGTCCCAGGAGAACACACCAGTGCCCCTGTCCAGCAGAATTCATCTTGCAGAAACAAGCCCTACAAGTGTTCCGAATGTTGGAAAAGCTTCAGTAATAGTTCTCATTTGCGTACTCACCAGAGGACCCACTCAGGAGAGAAACCTTATAAATGCTCTGAGTGTGGGAAATGCTTTAGTAACAGCTCTCACTTGATTCAGCATCTGAGAacacacacaggagagaagccctACCAGTGTAGTGAATGTGAGAAAAGTTTCAGCAATACTTCCCATCTTATTATCCACGAGAGGACTCACACgggagagaaaccctataaatgtcCTGAATGTGGGAAGAGTTTCAGCAGCAGCTCTCACCTTATTCAGCATCACAGGTCACACACAGGTGAGAAACCATATGAATGTCCTGTTTGTGGGAAATGCTTCAGCCACAGTTACGTCCTAATAGAACATCAGAGGACTCACACTGGAGAAAAGCCTTATAAATGCCCTGATTGTGGGAAGGGCTTTAGTCAGAGTTCCAGCCTGATTCGCCATCAGCGGACACACACCGGTGAGAAGCCCTACAAATGTCTTGAGTGTGGGAAAGGCTTTGGTTGTAATTCTACTCTGATAAAGCATCAGAGAATACATACAGGAGAAAAACCCTACCAGTGTGCAGAATGTGGGAAGCTTTTCAGTCGAAGTTCAAACCTCATTACACACCGGAAAATGCACACAGGAGAAAAACCTTATGAAAGCTCTGAATATGAAGAAAGTTTGAGTCAGAACTGCAATGTGATAGAAGGATGCAGAATCCAGCctggagagaaaccatataaATGTTGTGAGTGTGGAAAGAGTTTTGGCCTCAGCTCCCATCTCATTAGACATCAGAGGACACATACGGGAGAAAAACCTTACAGATGTCCTGAGTGCTGGAAAACTTTTAGTCAGAGTTCCACCCTGGTGATTCACCAAAGGACGCACACCGGAGAGAAACCTTATCAATGTCCTGACTGTGGTGAGTGCTTCAGTCAGAGCTTCAACCTCATCAGGCACCGGAGGACCCACATAGGAGAGAAACCTTACAAATGTACCGACTGTGAGAAATGCTTCAGCCGAAGTGCCTACCTCAGTCAGCATCGGAAAATTCACAGAGAAAAGTCTTTGAAGCCTCCTGAAGTTGAAGGGTTTCCTCATGAATGGACTTGGAAAAAGTGTTCAGGGAAAATGgccctcatttcttcattttcagttcCAAATTCATCTTCCTCTTGA